A single Tumebacillus sp. BK434 DNA region contains:
- a CDS encoding MupA/Atu3671 family FMN-dependent luciferase-like monooxygenase, whose translation MSSLNDRLKNLTPEQRAVLEKRMKAKGMNTAVVTASKEPSALPESVLAAMGGGQAAAAKKQRPRRTDKGMDFSIFFFSGDGSTEDTDKYRMLIDSVQYADQHGFSAVWTPERHFEDFGGLYPNPSVLSAALAMITQNIQIRAGSVALPLHHPIRFVEEWAVVDNLSGGRTAVSFASGWHPSDFLIAPVPTRDYYNQRKEIMIDNIKTIKKLWAGETVMMTGIDGQEQAVKVLPRPLQDELEIWVATNGSPDTYIKAAETGSHILTGLTNQTLDEFEAKIKLYRETLAQHGYDPEAGKVTVMVHTCVGETNEEIKNKVRDPLKDYLKTFIKQQKNVMGNYDDFSEADQDAIVSYAFDKYFAESSLFGTVDKCSGLIEDLIDIGVNEVACLVDFGISVDDVMSSMNYLGKLKAKYTL comes from the coding sequence ATGAGCTCGCTGAACGACCGCTTGAAAAATCTGACGCCTGAGCAGCGCGCCGTCCTCGAGAAGCGCATGAAAGCAAAAGGCATGAACACCGCCGTTGTCACCGCGTCCAAAGAACCGTCCGCACTGCCGGAAAGCGTGCTGGCGGCGATGGGCGGCGGCCAGGCGGCCGCTGCGAAAAAACAGCGCCCGCGCCGCACCGACAAAGGGATGGACTTCTCGATCTTCTTCTTCTCCGGCGACGGGTCGACCGAAGACACGGACAAATACCGCATGTTGATCGACTCGGTCCAATACGCCGATCAGCACGGCTTCTCCGCCGTCTGGACGCCGGAGCGCCATTTTGAGGATTTTGGCGGGTTGTACCCCAACCCGTCCGTCCTCTCGGCGGCGCTGGCGATGATCACCCAAAACATCCAGATCCGCGCCGGTTCGGTCGCTCTTCCGCTGCACCACCCGATCCGCTTTGTCGAAGAGTGGGCGGTGGTCGATAACCTGTCGGGCGGACGCACCGCCGTCTCCTTCGCTTCGGGCTGGCACCCGTCCGACTTTTTGATCGCGCCGGTGCCGACGCGCGACTACTACAACCAGCGCAAAGAGATCATGATCGACAACATCAAGACGATCAAAAAGCTCTGGGCCGGCGAAACGGTGATGATGACCGGCATCGACGGGCAGGAGCAGGCGGTAAAAGTGCTGCCGCGCCCCTTGCAGGACGAGCTGGAGATCTGGGTCGCCACCAACGGCTCGCCCGACACCTACATCAAAGCGGCCGAGACCGGCTCGCATATTCTGACCGGGCTGACCAACCAGACGCTCGACGAGTTCGAAGCGAAGATCAAGCTCTACCGCGAGACGTTGGCCCAGCACGGCTACGATCCGGAAGCGGGCAAGGTCACCGTCATGGTGCACACCTGTGTCGGCGAAACGAACGAAGAGATCAAAAACAAAGTGCGCGATCCGCTGAAAGACTATCTGAAAACGTTCATCAAGCAGCAGAAAAACGTGATGGGCAACTACGACGATTTTTCTGAAGCGGATCAGGATGCGATCGTGTCCTACGCGTTCGACAAATATTTTGCGGAAAGCTCCCTGTTCGGCACCGTGGACAAATGCTCCGGACTGATCGAAGATCTGATCGACATCGGCGTAAATGAAGTGGCTTGCCTGGTCGACTTTGGGATCTCGGTCGACGATGTGATGAGCTCGATGAACTATCTGGGCAAGTTGAAAGCTAAATACACGCTGTAG
- a CDS encoding type I polyketide synthase: MSEMLDLQGIAIIGMSGRFPGAKNTREFWENLKNGVESIRPFSDEEVEAGSIDREDPNYVQAGAPLEGAEEFDAAFFDMIKREAETTDPQHRLFLECAYEALEDSGYEGRSYDGRIAVFGGVGRNTYMQNLLSNPDIVGAVGSYQAGIGNDHDFLATRISYKLNLQGPAVTVQTACSTSLVAVHMACQSLLTYESDMALAGGVAVKFPQKAGYLWQEGGIFSPDGHCRAFDENSAGMVVGNGGGVVLLKRLEDAIEDGDEIYAVIRASAINNDGSNKVGYTAPSVDRQEAVISQAIAIADIDPATITYVEAHGTGTALGDPIEVSALTQAFRMSTEEKGYCALGSVKTNVGHLDAAAGVTGLIKTVLSLQHKQLPPSLHFENPNPKIDFANSPFYVNAKLRDWNVPGDTPRRAGVSSFGIGGTNAHVILEEAPALAASDKATERNLLVLSAKTVTALEAMTENLAAHLEANAELNLSDVAYTLQTGRAAYNHRRIVVATHSADAVQALRALDPKQVQSHSLPTSHTPSVAFLFSGQGSQYANMGRGLYETEAVFKAEIDRGAQILKPHLGLDLRDLFFPVAGMEEEAQALLNQTQYTQPSLFVFEYALAQLWLSRGVQPEAMIGHSIGEYVAAVLAGVMSVDEALPLVAARGRLMQAMEPGSMLAIPLPEAEVAELLPSELSIAGVNGPKATVVAGPTAAIEKLEGELQQQELHFKRLDTSHAFHSAMMEPMLKQYAAEVAKVELHAPVLPYLSNVSGTWITAEEATDPGYYVRHLRQAVRFGDNVAELVKQPGRILLEVGPGRSLGTVVKQSLQGTEAEAAVLSTTRHRDEAQTDEAFFLTALGQLWLHGVEADLSSLHEGASRRRLHLPTYPFEKQRYFVEFNKNAFHAPRPAGRLHNVADWFHIPAWQQTAPLQAKQGEAAHFLLLQDETGVGAALADRLKQQGHDVTLVRCGQEFAKGDDGVYTLNPAVRGEYSQLWKELAESEQVPTRLVHLWSLTDGEQSEADAKERGFYALIHFVQALGEQNRTESFQVTVITNSLQQVTSEPILAPERATVLGAVKVIPQEFANITARAIDIELAKAGKLTDRLAAELAQAPSGDTLVAYRGAHRFVQGFDDVQLAEVEAAEVTLRQNGVYLITGATGEIGLHVAEHLAQEYAAKLVLLGSQDFPASENWQDYIAAQADADSSDLTGQAIARLLELGKSAELIYQSVDLTDAAALGAVLAEARERFGVVHGVFHTAELMGSGLIQLKTQEAMETVFAPKVTGTLALAAATRGMELDFFALFSRMLSVTGGFGQVDNTAANAFLGTFARAHSTATGTHTLAIDWGMWQFDNLLQGQPILPEMVAQLQQMQKQFGISAADGMDAFTRILASGLNQVIVSTQHLQTVIDDTNGMNAATYFDSLKGSRTIDANRPYVAPRNDVEEQVAVIWQDLFGVDLVSIHDNFFDLGGNSLLGVQLVTRIRNTFEIDLPMSALFESANVAELSQYIADHQLKPEELDELEALLAEIEGLSEDDIEAELFAGEGME, from the coding sequence ATGAGTGAGATGTTGGATTTGCAAGGAATTGCCATTATCGGGATGTCCGGCCGCTTTCCGGGCGCGAAAAATACACGTGAATTCTGGGAGAACTTGAAAAATGGGGTGGAGTCGATCCGCCCCTTCTCCGATGAAGAAGTGGAAGCGGGCAGCATCGACCGCGAAGATCCCAACTACGTGCAGGCCGGCGCGCCGCTTGAAGGCGCGGAGGAGTTTGACGCGGCGTTTTTTGACATGATCAAGCGGGAGGCGGAGACGACCGATCCGCAGCACCGCCTGTTCCTCGAGTGCGCGTACGAAGCGCTGGAAGACAGCGGCTACGAAGGTCGCTCCTACGATGGGCGCATCGCGGTGTTTGGCGGCGTAGGCCGCAACACCTATATGCAGAACCTGCTCTCCAACCCGGACATCGTCGGGGCGGTCGGCTCTTACCAGGCGGGCATCGGCAACGACCACGACTTTTTGGCGACCCGCATCTCGTACAAGCTGAACCTGCAAGGTCCGGCGGTGACGGTGCAGACCGCCTGTTCGACGTCGCTTGTGGCGGTGCACATGGCCTGCCAAAGCCTGCTTACCTACGAGTCGGACATGGCGCTGGCCGGCGGTGTGGCGGTGAAGTTCCCGCAAAAGGCGGGCTATCTGTGGCAGGAAGGGGGCATCTTCTCCCCGGACGGCCATTGCCGAGCGTTTGATGAAAACTCGGCCGGCATGGTCGTTGGCAACGGCGGCGGCGTGGTGCTGCTCAAGCGTCTCGAAGATGCGATCGAAGACGGTGACGAGATCTACGCGGTGATCCGCGCTTCGGCGATCAACAACGACGGCTCGAACAAAGTCGGTTACACCGCGCCGAGCGTCGACCGCCAGGAAGCGGTCATCTCCCAGGCCATCGCCATCGCCGACATCGATCCGGCGACGATCACCTACGTCGAAGCGCACGGCACGGGCACGGCGCTGGGCGACCCGATCGAAGTCTCCGCGCTGACGCAGGCCTTCCGCATGAGCACCGAGGAAAAAGGCTACTGCGCGCTCGGTTCGGTCAAAACGAACGTCGGGCATCTCGACGCGGCGGCTGGCGTGACTGGCCTGATCAAAACGGTGCTGTCCCTGCAGCATAAGCAGTTGCCGCCGAGTCTGCATTTTGAGAATCCGAACCCGAAGATCGACTTTGCCAACTCCCCGTTCTACGTCAACGCCAAACTGCGCGACTGGAACGTGCCGGGCGACACCCCGCGCCGTGCGGGCGTCTCATCGTTTGGCATCGGCGGCACCAACGCGCACGTGATCTTGGAAGAAGCTCCGGCGTTGGCAGCGTCCGACAAAGCGACCGAGCGCAACCTGCTCGTCCTGTCGGCGAAAACGGTCACGGCGCTGGAGGCGATGACCGAGAATCTGGCCGCGCATCTGGAAGCGAACGCGGAGCTGAACCTGTCGGACGTGGCGTACACGCTGCAGACCGGCCGCGCAGCGTATAACCACCGCCGCATCGTGGTGGCAACTCATTCGGCAGACGCCGTACAAGCGCTGCGGGCGCTCGATCCGAAACAGGTGCAGAGCCACAGCTTGCCAACTTCTCACACCCCTTCGGTGGCGTTCCTGTTCTCCGGCCAAGGCTCGCAGTATGCGAACATGGGGCGCGGTCTGTATGAGACGGAGGCGGTGTTCAAAGCGGAGATCGACCGCGGAGCGCAGATCTTGAAACCGCACCTCGGCCTCGACCTGCGCGACCTGTTCTTCCCGGTCGCAGGCATGGAAGAAGAAGCCCAAGCACTGCTGAACCAGACGCAGTACACGCAGCCGTCCCTGTTTGTGTTCGAATACGCGCTGGCCCAGCTGTGGCTGTCGCGCGGCGTGCAGCCGGAAGCGATGATCGGGCATTCGATCGGCGAATATGTGGCGGCCGTTCTCGCCGGCGTGATGAGCGTGGACGAAGCTTTGCCGCTCGTCGCCGCGCGCGGACGCCTGATGCAGGCGATGGAGCCGGGCTCGATGCTGGCGATTCCGCTGCCGGAAGCGGAAGTGGCGGAACTGCTGCCGTCCGAGCTGTCGATCGCCGGTGTCAACGGCCCGAAAGCGACGGTGGTGGCCGGCCCGACGGCGGCGATTGAAAAGCTGGAAGGCGAACTGCAGCAGCAAGAGCTGCACTTCAAACGACTCGACACGTCGCACGCCTTCCACTCGGCGATGATGGAGCCGATGCTTAAGCAGTATGCGGCAGAAGTGGCAAAAGTTGAACTGCACGCGCCTGTGCTGCCCTACCTCTCCAACGTGTCCGGGACGTGGATCACGGCGGAAGAGGCGACCGATCCGGGCTACTACGTGCGCCACCTGCGCCAAGCGGTGCGCTTTGGCGACAACGTGGCCGAGCTGGTCAAGCAGCCGGGCCGCATTTTGCTGGAAGTGGGGCCGGGACGCTCCCTGGGCACGGTGGTCAAGCAGTCGCTGCAAGGCACAGAGGCGGAAGCGGCCGTGCTGTCAACGACGCGCCATCGCGACGAAGCGCAGACGGATGAAGCGTTCTTCCTGACCGCGCTCGGGCAGCTGTGGCTGCACGGGGTGGAAGCCGATCTGTCGTCGTTGCATGAAGGGGCATCCCGCCGCCGTCTGCATCTGCCGACCTATCCGTTTGAGAAGCAGCGCTATTTTGTAGAATTCAACAAAAACGCCTTCCACGCCCCGCGTCCGGCCGGGCGTCTGCACAACGTCGCTGACTGGTTCCACATCCCGGCGTGGCAGCAGACGGCGCCGTTGCAAGCGAAGCAAGGGGAAGCGGCTCATTTCCTGCTCCTGCAGGATGAGACGGGTGTCGGCGCAGCGCTTGCGGATCGCCTGAAGCAGCAGGGGCATGACGTGACGCTTGTCCGCTGCGGACAAGAATTCGCCAAAGGGGACGACGGGGTCTACACGCTGAACCCGGCGGTGCGCGGCGAGTACAGCCAGCTCTGGAAAGAGCTGGCCGAGTCGGAGCAAGTCCCGACGCGCCTCGTACATCTCTGGTCGCTGACCGACGGGGAACAAAGCGAAGCGGATGCCAAGGAGCGCGGTTTCTATGCCCTGATCCACTTCGTGCAGGCACTCGGCGAGCAGAATCGCACCGAGTCGTTCCAAGTGACGGTGATCACCAACTCCCTGCAGCAAGTGACCAGCGAGCCGATCCTCGCGCCGGAGCGCGCAACGGTGCTTGGCGCCGTCAAAGTCATCCCGCAAGAATTCGCCAACATCACAGCCCGCGCGATCGACATCGAACTGGCCAAGGCGGGCAAGCTGACCGACCGCCTGGCTGCCGAGCTCGCTCAGGCTCCGTCCGGCGATACGCTCGTCGCTTACCGTGGCGCGCACCGCTTCGTGCAAGGATTTGACGATGTGCAGCTCGCAGAAGTGGAAGCAGCGGAGGTCACCCTCCGTCAAAACGGAGTCTACCTGATCACGGGCGCAACTGGCGAGATCGGTCTGCACGTCGCAGAACACCTCGCCCAAGAATATGCGGCAAAACTCGTTCTGCTTGGCAGCCAAGACTTCCCGGCCAGCGAGAACTGGCAAGACTACATCGCGGCACAGGCAGACGCGGACAGCTCCGATCTGACCGGACAAGCGATCGCTCGCCTGCTCGAACTGGGCAAATCGGCCGAACTGATCTACCAAAGCGTCGATCTCACCGACGCTGCTGCCCTTGGCGCGGTGCTTGCCGAAGCACGCGAGCGCTTTGGCGTCGTGCACGGTGTGTTCCACACCGCAGAGCTGATGGGCTCCGGCCTGATCCAGCTGAAGACGCAGGAAGCGATGGAGACGGTGTTCGCGCCGAAAGTCACAGGGACGCTGGCGCTCGCCGCAGCGACCCGCGGGATGGAGCTCGACTTCTTCGCCTTGTTCTCGCGCATGCTGTCGGTCACCGGCGGCTTCGGCCAGGTCGACAACACGGCGGCCAACGCGTTCCTCGGCACGTTCGCCCGCGCGCACAGCACGGCGACCGGCACGCACACGCTGGCGATCGACTGGGGGATGTGGCAGTTTGACAATCTGCTCCAAGGCCAGCCGATCCTGCCGGAGATGGTCGCGCAACTGCAGCAGATGCAAAAGCAGTTCGGCATCTCCGCCGCAGACGGCATGGACGCCTTCACCCGCATTTTGGCCAGCGGCCTGAACCAGGTCATCGTCTCCACCCAACACCTGCAGACGGTGATCGACGACACGAACGGCATGAACGCCGCCACCTACTTCGACAGCTTGAAGGGCAGCCGCACCATCGACGCTAACCGCCCGTACGTCGCGCCGCGCAACGATGTGGAAGAACAGGTCGCCGTGATCTGGCAGGATCTGTTTGGCGTCGATCTCGTCTCGATCCACGACAACTTCTTCGACCTCGGCGGCAACTCGCTGCTCGGCGTGCAACTGGTGACGCGCATCCGCAACACGTTTGAGATCGACCTGCCGATGAGCGCTCTGTTCGAGTCGGCCAACGTCGCCGAGCTGTCGCAATACATCGCCGACCATCAGCTCAAGCCGGAAGAGCTCGACGAGCTCGAAGCCCTGCTCGCCGAGATCGAAGGTCTGTCGGAAGATGACATCGAAGCAGAACTTTTCGCCGGGGAGGGCATGGAATAG